In the Elioraea tepida genome, one interval contains:
- a CDS encoding DUF3891 family protein, whose protein sequence is MLFRRLAGRPAVAVPQPAHAWISGQLARAWGNQRFGAVTPREAVCLAAEQHDIGWLPWEAEPTRDPATGLPYSFTSLPRSVHAPLWARGVDIAEASLGRYVALLISLHGMGIYVRFGKSPPGSADAAAVEAYNASESRRQERLLASLAADPAWAEASRPEAVERNRALVLAWDLMSLIICHGLTDAREVAEVPDAHGLTTVTLTAIDGDPERIAVDPWPFSMPQLAVVCEGKVLPEGPFADDALMRSALLAAPRVEVRAVLTPR, encoded by the coding sequence GTGCTGTTCCGTCGTCTCGCGGGTCGCCCCGCCGTTGCGGTGCCGCAGCCCGCGCATGCCTGGATCAGCGGCCAGCTTGCCCGCGCCTGGGGCAATCAGCGCTTCGGCGCGGTGACACCGCGCGAGGCGGTGTGCCTCGCCGCCGAACAGCACGACATCGGCTGGCTGCCCTGGGAGGCGGAGCCGACGCGCGATCCGGCCACGGGCCTGCCCTACAGCTTCACGAGCCTGCCGCGCAGCGTGCACGCCCCGCTCTGGGCAAGGGGCGTCGACATCGCCGAGGCCTCGCTCGGACGCTATGTCGCGCTGCTGATCTCGCTGCACGGCATGGGCATCTATGTGCGCTTCGGGAAGTCCCCGCCCGGCAGCGCCGACGCCGCCGCTGTCGAGGCCTACAACGCCTCCGAGTCGCGCCGCCAGGAGCGGCTGCTCGCCTCCCTCGCGGCCGACCCTGCCTGGGCCGAGGCGTCGCGGCCGGAGGCGGTCGAGCGCAACCGCGCGCTCGTGCTGGCGTGGGACCTGATGTCTCTGATCATCTGCCACGGGCTTACGGACGCGCGCGAGGTCGCCGAGGTGCCGGACGCACACGGGCTTACGACGGTGACGCTCACCGCCATCGATGGTGATCCGGAACGGATCGCGGTCGATCCCTGGCCCTTCTCGATGCCGCAGCTTGCCGTCGTCTGCGAGGGCAAGGTGCTGCCCGAAGGCCCCTTCGCCGACGATGCCCTGATGCGCTCCGCACTTTTGGCCGCGCCGCGGGTCGAGGTGCGAGCGGTGCTGACGCCCCGCTGA
- a CDS encoding DNA polymerase III subunit chi, giving the protein MPERGFYHLTRTPLETALPKLLGRVLALGERAVVLIGEPERLEPISTALWLSADPDWLPHGHAGTGHADLQPIWLTTVAENPNGARHLFLVAGADAEDASAFARVFDLFDGEDEAAVAAARRRWAAARARGETLTYWQQTERGWERKGG; this is encoded by the coding sequence ATGCCCGAGCGCGGCTTCTACCACCTCACCCGAACCCCGCTCGAGACGGCCCTGCCGAAGCTGCTCGGCCGCGTGCTCGCGCTAGGCGAACGCGCGGTGGTGCTGATCGGCGAGCCCGAGCGGCTCGAGCCGATCTCGACGGCTCTCTGGCTCTCGGCCGACCCCGACTGGCTGCCGCACGGGCATGCCGGCACCGGCCATGCCGACCTGCAGCCGATCTGGCTCACGACCGTCGCCGAGAACCCCAACGGAGCGCGACACCTCTTCCTGGTCGCCGGAGCGGACGCCGAGGACGCCTCCGCCTTCGCCCGCGTCTTCGACCTGTTCGACGGGGAGGACGAGGCGGCCGTTGCGGCAGCACGGCGTCGCTGGGCGGCGGCGCGGGCGCGCGGGGAGACACTGACCTACTGGCAGCAGACGGAGCGCGGCTGGGAGCGCAAGGGCGGCTGA
- a CDS encoding leucyl aminopeptidase codes for MIAVRFRRRMPDKGARALLAGPGAVPDATPPGFTGAAEETSSWHDASGRRLICAGLGRVPSARMVREAAGRAVSLAHGESRLAIDARALPPALAAEAAVGAVLRAWRFSGAPPPREDDPEPPPPLLRRIDIVVTGKREARAVWDALRPGVEGTLFARELVTEPANRLTPRRFARRLRALERHGVTIEVLGRKALREAGFGALLAVARGSAEPPCVVVLRWKGRLEVPPVAFVGKGITFDTGGVCLKPAERMWEMRADMAGAAACAGAMLALALRQSPAPAVAVLGLAENMIGAEAQRPSDVVRTVDGTTVEVVDTDAEGRLVLADCLAWTLRRFAPRAVIDLATLTGSIVVALGHHRAGLFATDAALAAQIAAAGEAVDEPVWPMPMGGGYTQALESPIADLRNCSPERRQPDACHAATFLKHFVGDAKWAHLDIAGVEAREEDEPLGPRGATGFGARLLDRLVSLRFETEEV; via the coding sequence ATGATCGCGGTCCGCTTCCGCAGGCGCATGCCCGACAAGGGCGCCCGCGCCCTGCTCGCGGGCCCCGGTGCGGTGCCCGATGCCACGCCGCCAGGGTTCACAGGGGCGGCCGAGGAGACGTCGTCGTGGCATGACGCCTCCGGCAGGCGGCTGATCTGCGCCGGACTCGGGCGCGTTCCCTCGGCACGCATGGTGCGCGAGGCGGCGGGCCGCGCGGTGTCGCTCGCGCATGGCGAGAGTCGGCTTGCAATCGACGCCCGGGCGCTGCCGCCGGCGCTCGCCGCCGAAGCCGCGGTCGGCGCGGTGTTGCGCGCCTGGCGCTTCTCGGGGGCGCCGCCGCCGCGCGAGGACGACCCCGAGCCGCCGCCACCCTTGCTCCGGCGGATCGACATCGTGGTGACAGGCAAGCGCGAGGCGAGAGCGGTGTGGGACGCGCTCCGCCCCGGGGTGGAGGGAACCCTGTTCGCGCGCGAGCTTGTCACGGAGCCCGCGAACCGCCTCACCCCTCGCCGCTTCGCCCGGCGCCTGCGCGCGCTCGAACGGCACGGGGTCACGATCGAGGTGCTCGGGCGAAAGGCGTTGCGCGAGGCAGGGTTCGGTGCGCTGCTTGCGGTCGCGCGCGGCTCAGCCGAGCCGCCCTGCGTCGTCGTGCTGCGCTGGAAGGGCAGGCTCGAGGTTCCGCCTGTCGCCTTCGTCGGCAAGGGGATCACCTTCGACACAGGCGGGGTCTGCCTCAAGCCCGCCGAGAGGATGTGGGAGATGCGTGCCGACATGGCAGGTGCAGCCGCCTGTGCGGGGGCGATGCTCGCGCTCGCGCTGCGCCAAAGCCCCGCGCCGGCGGTGGCCGTGCTCGGGCTTGCCGAGAACATGATCGGGGCGGAGGCGCAACGGCCCTCCGACGTCGTCCGGACCGTCGACGGAACGACCGTCGAGGTCGTGGACACAGACGCCGAGGGCAGGCTCGTGCTCGCCGACTGTCTCGCCTGGACGCTCCGCCGCTTCGCCCCCCGCGCGGTGATCGACCTCGCGACACTCACGGGCTCGATTGTGGTCGCGCTCGGGCACCATCGCGCCGGCCTGTTCGCAACCGATGCCGCGCTTGCCGCGCAGATCGCCGCCGCCGGCGAGGCAGTGGACGAGCCCGTTTGGCCGATGCCGATGGGCGGCGGCTACACGCAGGCACTCGAGAGCCCGATCGCCGATCTGCGCAACTGCTCGCCCGAGCGCCGGCAGCCCGATGCCTGCCACGCCGCGACGTTCCTCAAGCATTTCGTCGGCGACGCGAAATGGGCGCATCTCGACATCGCCGGCGTCGAGGCGCGGGAGGAGGACGAACCGCTCGGGCCTCGCGGCGCGACAGGGTTCGGCGCCCGGCTGCTTGATCGCCTCGTCTCGCTCCGCTTCGAGACCGAGGAGGTATGA
- a CDS encoding leucyl aminopeptidase, producing MPEILFAKPSLPSSGALAVLVAEDALEAAFADLDAATGGMVSRAAAAASFKGRKGQSCTILAPSGLGLSRIVLVGLGKAEELTPLAVEEAGGTAAAALLQDEEAAIDARAASAGAVGKAGPARAAFGAVLRCYRFDKYRTKEKPEDKPKLKRITVLADDPAAARASWPSAKAVAEGVFLARDLVSEPANVLTPAEMAERCRALEGLGLAVEVFGPKEMRKLGFGALLGVAQGSANEPRMVVLQWHGATAAGKAGGKGGRKGAKAAQAAKPLAFLGKGVTFDTGGISIKPAAGMEDMKWDMAGAAAVIGLMAALAGRKAKVDAVGLVGLVENMPSGTAQRPGDVVTTASGQTVEVLNTDAEGRLVLADVMWYCRKRFDPALMIDLATLTGAIIIALGHEHAGLFANDDALAQAITAAGKATGETVWRMPLGEAYDRMLKSDIADMKNIGGRPGGSITAAQFLQRFVDGCPWAHLDIAGTAWSTKDKPTVPKGATAFGVRLLDAFVAEHHEAAKA from the coding sequence ATGCCCGAGATCCTGTTCGCCAAGCCGTCGCTGCCGAGCTCCGGCGCACTTGCCGTCCTCGTGGCCGAGGACGCGCTCGAGGCCGCGTTCGCCGACCTCGACGCGGCGACAGGCGGAATGGTCTCGCGCGCCGCCGCGGCCGCCTCGTTCAAGGGCCGCAAGGGGCAGAGCTGCACCATCCTCGCGCCGTCGGGCCTCGGTCTCTCGCGGATCGTTCTCGTCGGGCTCGGCAAGGCGGAGGAGCTCACGCCGCTCGCCGTCGAGGAGGCGGGCGGAACGGCCGCTGCCGCGCTGCTTCAGGACGAGGAGGCGGCGATCGACGCCCGCGCCGCCTCCGCCGGAGCGGTGGGCAAGGCCGGGCCGGCGCGCGCAGCGTTTGGCGCGGTGCTGCGCTGCTACCGCTTCGACAAGTACCGCACCAAGGAGAAGCCGGAGGACAAGCCGAAGCTCAAACGCATCACCGTGCTGGCCGATGACCCGGCCGCCGCGCGGGCTTCCTGGCCCTCGGCGAAGGCGGTGGCGGAGGGCGTCTTCCTCGCCCGTGATCTCGTCAGCGAGCCGGCGAACGTGCTCACGCCCGCCGAGATGGCGGAGCGCTGCCGCGCGCTCGAGGGGCTCGGCCTCGCGGTCGAGGTGTTCGGGCCGAAGGAGATGCGCAAGCTCGGCTTCGGCGCCCTGCTCGGCGTCGCCCAGGGCTCGGCGAACGAGCCCCGCATGGTGGTGCTGCAGTGGCACGGAGCCACAGCGGCGGGCAAGGCCGGGGGAAAGGGCGGCCGCAAGGGTGCGAAGGCCGCCCAGGCCGCGAAGCCGCTCGCCTTCCTCGGCAAGGGCGTGACCTTCGACACGGGCGGGATCTCGATCAAGCCCGCCGCCGGCATGGAGGACATGAAGTGGGACATGGCCGGAGCGGCCGCGGTGATCGGGCTGATGGCCGCGCTTGCCGGGCGGAAGGCGAAGGTCGACGCCGTCGGCCTCGTCGGGCTCGTCGAGAACATGCCCTCCGGCACCGCCCAGCGGCCGGGCGATGTCGTCACCACCGCCTCCGGCCAGACGGTCGAGGTTCTCAACACCGACGCCGAGGGCCGGCTCGTGCTCGCCGACGTGATGTGGTACTGCAGGAAGCGTTTTGATCCCGCACTGATGATCGACCTCGCAACGCTCACGGGGGCGATCATCATCGCGCTCGGGCACGAGCATGCCGGCCTGTTCGCGAACGACGACGCGCTCGCCCAGGCGATCACGGCGGCGGGCAAGGCGACCGGCGAGACCGTGTGGCGCATGCCGCTCGGCGAGGCCTATGACCGGATGCTGAAATCCGACATCGCCGACATGAAGAACATCGGCGGCCGGCCGGGCGGGTCGATCACGGCCGCTCAGTTCCTGCAGCGCTTCGTCGACGGCTGTCCTTGGGCGCATCTCGACATCGCGGGCACGGCCTGGAGCACCAAGGACAAGCCGACCGTGCCGAAGGGGGCGACCGCCTTCGGCGTGCGCCTGCTCGACGCCTTCGTCGCCGAACACCACGAGGCGGCCAAGGCCTGA
- the cysQ gene encoding 3'(2'),5'-bisphosphate nucleotidase CysQ: MAFAPCPSDTSALLALAERLARDAARVVMAVRSCGAAVETKADATPVTEADRAAERLILAGLRAATPEIPVVAEEAVAEGRDPGPASRFWLVDPLDGTREFAAGRPEFAVNIGLVEAGRPVVGAVALPAFGEVFGGIVGVGAWKEDASGRRPIAARRVPAAGPVVFASRHHGDDQRIVAFAEAHRAARVVHAGSALKFCRVAEGVADLYPRFGATMEWDTAAPQAIVEAAGGSVTTAGGAPLRYGKPGWRNPDFLCRGRE; this comes from the coding sequence GTGGCCTTCGCACCGTGCCCGTCCGACACATCCGCCCTGCTCGCGCTTGCCGAACGGCTCGCGCGCGACGCGGCCCGTGTGGTCATGGCCGTCCGGTCGTGCGGCGCCGCCGTCGAGACGAAGGCGGATGCCACGCCGGTGACGGAGGCCGATCGCGCCGCGGAGCGGCTGATCCTCGCCGGCCTGCGTGCCGCCACGCCCGAGATCCCGGTGGTCGCCGAGGAGGCGGTGGCGGAGGGGCGTGACCCTGGCCCTGCCTCTCGGTTCTGGCTGGTCGACCCGCTCGACGGCACGCGCGAGTTCGCCGCCGGACGGCCCGAGTTCGCTGTCAACATCGGCCTCGTCGAAGCGGGGCGGCCAGTGGTCGGAGCGGTCGCCCTGCCGGCGTTCGGGGAGGTGTTCGGCGGCATCGTCGGGGTCGGCGCGTGGAAGGAGGACGCGTCAGGCCGGCGCCCGATCGCGGCACGCAGGGTGCCGGCCGCTGGGCCTGTGGTGTTCGCCTCGCGCCACCATGGCGATGACCAGCGGATCGTCGCCTTCGCCGAGGCTCATCGCGCCGCGCGCGTCGTCCATGCCGGCTCCGCCCTCAAGTTCTGCCGCGTCGCCGAAGGCGTGGCCGACCTCTACCCGCGCTTCGGCGCGACGATGGAATGGGATACGGCAGCGCCGCAGGCGATCGTCGAGGCGGCCGGCGGAAGCGTCACCACCGCGGGCGGCGCTCCGCTCCGCTACGGCAAGCCCGGCTGGCGCAACCCCGACTTCCTCTGCCGGGGCCGCGAATGA
- a CDS encoding L-threonylcarbamoyladenylate synthase, whose amino-acid sequence MTRRLGADTSGIAEAASLLRSGRLVAFPTETVYGLGADATDDRAVAAVFEAKGRPHFNPLIVHAADAAGAFALGRADERAERLAQAFWPGPLTLVLPCRRDCPVALLARSGLETVALRVPAHPVALALLRAAAVPVAAPSANRSGAVSPTAPQHVLEDLAGRIEAVVDGGACPIGVESTVLDLSGPVPVLLRPGGATIEAIEEVIGPVARPLAPEAAEASRTLRSPGLLVSHYAPVLPVRLLAERAGEDEALLAFGPEVPLAPLAFNLSERGDLAEAAARLFSGLRFLDAEGRARGLRRIAAMPVPSSGLGLAINDRLKRAAAPR is encoded by the coding sequence ATGACGCGGCGTCTTGGCGCCGACACCTCTGGTATCGCCGAGGCTGCGTCGCTGCTCCGCTCGGGGCGTCTCGTCGCCTTCCCGACCGAGACGGTCTACGGCCTCGGCGCGGACGCGACCGATGACCGCGCGGTCGCCGCCGTGTTCGAGGCCAAGGGCAGGCCGCATTTCAATCCGCTGATCGTGCACGCGGCCGACGCGGCGGGGGCCTTCGCTCTCGGCCGCGCGGATGAGCGCGCCGAGCGTCTCGCACAGGCGTTCTGGCCGGGGCCGCTGACGCTCGTCCTGCCCTGCCGCCGTGACTGCCCGGTCGCGTTGCTCGCCCGCTCCGGGCTCGAGACGGTGGCGTTGCGCGTGCCTGCGCACCCGGTGGCGCTCGCGCTGCTCCGCGCCGCTGCCGTGCCGGTGGCGGCCCCTTCGGCGAACCGCTCCGGAGCGGTGAGCCCGACCGCACCTCAGCACGTGCTCGAGGACTTGGCCGGGCGGATCGAGGCGGTGGTCGACGGCGGGGCGTGCCCGATCGGTGTCGAATCGACCGTGCTCGACCTGAGCGGACCCGTTCCCGTGCTGCTCCGACCTGGCGGCGCGACGATCGAGGCGATCGAGGAGGTGATCGGCCCGGTCGCCCGGCCGCTCGCCCCTGAGGCGGCGGAGGCGTCGCGCACGCTCCGCTCGCCCGGGCTTCTCGTCTCCCATTACGCGCCCGTCCTGCCGGTGCGGCTTCTCGCAGAGCGTGCGGGCGAGGACGAGGCGCTGCTCGCCTTCGGGCCGGAGGTGCCGCTGGCACCGCTCGCCTTTAACCTCTCGGAGCGGGGCGATCTCGCCGAGGCCGCCGCACGGCTGTTCTCGGGGCTGCGTTTCCTCGACGCCGAGGGACGGGCCCGCGGGCTTCGGCGGATCGCGGCGATGCCCGTGCCATCGTCGGGCCTAGGTTTGGCCATCAACGACCGCTTGAAACGCGCTGCGGCACCGCGCTGA
- a CDS encoding FAD-binding oxidoreductase — translation MPDTTPPQVARHGFTPALAERLRALLGDRGMITDPAEMRGYVTEWRGLWTGRSPAILRPASTAECAEAVRLCAEAGVRMVPQAGNTSLVGASVPHEAGDEVVISVGRMNRILDLDPADMTMTVEAGAVLASVQKAAEEAGCLFPLSLGSEGTAQIGGLLGTNAGGNATLRYGNARDLVLGLEVVLPDGRVLDMLRRLRKDNTGYCLRHLFIGAEGTLGIITRAVLKLFPRPSDIQLAFAAVPSVEAALALLNRFQRHDGASLSAFEYMGRFGLELVFRHIPGAADPFGARHEHYCLVELSSPRPDAGLRHGLEAVLEGAYADGLVLDATIAESEAQRASLWRLREEHSEAQKREGASIKNDVSVPVSRVPDLIAQASAACRALIPGVRVCAFGHVGDGNIHFNLSAPEGADGAAFLARWDEVAEAVNGVVRALGGSFSAEHGVGRLKTRTLAAWRAGPELDLMRAIKRTIDPGNLMNPGKVVISA, via the coding sequence ATGCCTGACACAACCCCGCCCCAGGTCGCGCGCCACGGCTTCACGCCGGCGCTCGCCGAGCGACTTCGCGCCTTGCTCGGCGACCGGGGCATGATCACCGATCCGGCCGAGATGCGGGGCTACGTCACCGAGTGGCGGGGCCTCTGGACGGGCCGCTCCCCCGCCATCCTCCGGCCTGCGTCCACCGCCGAATGCGCCGAGGCCGTCCGGCTCTGCGCCGAGGCGGGGGTGCGGATGGTGCCTCAGGCGGGCAACACCTCGCTGGTCGGTGCCTCGGTGCCGCACGAGGCCGGCGACGAGGTGGTGATCTCGGTGGGCAGGATGAACCGGATCCTCGACCTCGACCCCGCCGACATGACGATGACGGTCGAGGCCGGCGCCGTGCTTGCCTCCGTGCAGAAGGCGGCCGAAGAGGCGGGCTGCCTCTTCCCGCTCTCGCTTGGGTCGGAGGGAACGGCGCAGATCGGCGGCCTGCTCGGCACCAATGCGGGAGGAAACGCCACGCTGCGCTACGGCAACGCGCGCGATCTCGTGCTCGGCCTCGAGGTGGTCCTGCCCGACGGCCGCGTGCTGGATATGCTGCGCCGCTTGAGGAAGGACAATACCGGCTACTGCCTGCGCCACCTCTTCATCGGCGCCGAAGGCACGCTCGGCATCATCACCCGGGCGGTGCTGAAACTGTTCCCCCGCCCCAGCGACATCCAGCTTGCGTTCGCCGCCGTGCCGTCGGTGGAGGCGGCGCTCGCCCTGCTCAACCGCTTCCAGAGGCATGACGGCGCCTCGCTCTCCGCCTTCGAGTACATGGGGCGCTTCGGGCTTGAGCTCGTGTTCCGCCACATCCCCGGCGCGGCCGACCCCTTCGGCGCGCGCCACGAGCACTACTGCCTGGTCGAGCTCTCCTCGCCGCGGCCGGATGCCGGGCTGCGCCACGGGCTCGAGGCCGTGCTCGAGGGGGCCTATGCCGACGGCCTGGTGCTCGACGCCACGATCGCCGAGAGCGAGGCGCAGAGGGCGTCGCTGTGGCGTCTGCGCGAGGAGCACTCCGAGGCGCAGAAGCGCGAGGGCGCCTCGATCAAGAACGATGTCTCGGTCCCCGTCAGCCGCGTGCCAGATCTGATCGCCCAAGCCTCGGCCGCCTGCAGGGCGCTGATCCCGGGGGTCCGCGTCTGCGCCTTCGGCCATGTCGGGGACGGCAACATCCACTTCAATCTTTCGGCACCGGAAGGCGCGGACGGTGCGGCTTTCCTCGCGCGCTGGGACGAGGTGGCGGAGGCGGTCAACGGCGTGGTGCGAGCCTTGGGCGGCAGCTTCTCGGCCGAGCACGGCGTCGGCCGGCTCAAGACGCGCACCCTCGCCGCCTGGCGGGCGGGGCCGGAGCTCGATCTGATGCGCGCGATCAAGCGGACGATCGATCCGGGGAACCTGATGAATCCCGGCAAGGTCGTCATCTCGGCCTGA
- the lptF gene encoding LPS export ABC transporter permease LptF, with product MGSHLFRYVFRQLALGLVAVTAGLALLVWLTQALRFIELVLNRGLSLLVFLELTVFMLPNFVAIILPVATFIVILAVYTRLEGDRETVVMRAAGVSQVALAGPGLTLAAAAALIGWTMNLWVVPESYRMFREYQFEIRNRMAAVLIQEGVFNTLGEGLTVYVRKRDADGTFHGILVHDERDRGAPATILAERGRLLIAGELPQVRLENGTRQELDPRTGRLRLLTFAENTLTLAAPAEREEVRYRDARERGVLELLDPPASENVSKRDRGRFAVEAHQRLAGPLLTLSLASVALAIMLGGGFSRHGRTGRVLAAVGIGATLVASGLALGNAAASRLGLIPLIWVHAVLPGAVALALLIRPPPHRLPFAGGMAAEG from the coding sequence ATGGGAAGCCACCTCTTCCGCTACGTGTTTCGCCAGCTCGCTTTGGGGCTCGTCGCGGTGACGGCGGGGCTTGCCCTGCTCGTGTGGCTGACCCAGGCGCTCCGCTTCATCGAGCTCGTGCTGAACCGCGGGCTGTCGCTGCTCGTGTTCCTCGAACTGACGGTGTTCATGCTGCCGAACTTCGTCGCGATCATCCTCCCCGTCGCGACCTTCATCGTCATCCTCGCCGTCTACACTCGGCTCGAGGGTGACCGCGAGACGGTCGTGATGCGTGCCGCGGGCGTAAGTCAGGTCGCGCTGGCAGGCCCCGGCCTCACGCTCGCGGCAGCGGCGGCGCTGATCGGCTGGACGATGAATCTCTGGGTCGTGCCCGAGAGCTACCGGATGTTCCGCGAATACCAGTTTGAGATCCGCAACCGCATGGCGGCGGTTCTGATCCAGGAGGGTGTGTTCAACACGCTCGGCGAGGGGCTCACCGTCTATGTCCGCAAGCGCGATGCCGACGGCACCTTCCACGGTATCCTGGTGCATGACGAGCGCGACCGCGGCGCGCCGGCGACCATCCTCGCCGAGCGTGGCCGGCTTTTGATCGCGGGCGAGCTGCCGCAGGTGAGGCTCGAGAACGGCACCCGCCAGGAGCTCGACCCACGCACCGGCCGGCTTCGCCTTCTCACCTTCGCCGAGAACACGCTCACCCTCGCCGCGCCGGCCGAGCGCGAGGAGGTGCGCTATCGTGACGCGCGCGAACGCGGGGTGCTTGAACTGCTCGACCCGCCGGCCTCGGAGAATGTCAGCAAGCGCGACCGCGGCCGTTTCGCGGTCGAGGCGCATCAGCGGCTCGCGGGCCCGCTGCTCACCCTGTCGCTCGCCTCCGTCGCGCTCGCCATCATGCTCGGCGGCGGCTTCAGCCGCCATGGCCGGACGGGCCGGGTGCTCGCTGCCGTCGGCATCGGAGCCACCCTCGTCGCCTCTGGCCTCGCGCTCGGCAACGCCGCCGCGAGCCGGCTCGGGCTGATCCCTCTGATCTGGGTGCATGCGGTCCTGCCGGGGGCGGTCGCGCTCGCGCTCCTGATCCGCCCGCCCCCGCACCGACTGCCCTTCGCCGGCGGCATGGCGGCGGAGGGGTAG
- the lptG gene encoding LPS export ABC transporter permease LptG, which translates to MWITPVLSLYVGRVFLATALAALSALLAVVALFDLIELMRRASGREEVGFGDLATITALKLPFLAIEILPFGILLGGLIAFWRLTRSSELIVARAAGVSAWQFLAVPMLAAVALGALATVALSPVSAIMLARAERLDQALLRGGAGAFGLAGGGLWVRQSDPAIPGGSAIIRGRRVELAGESLLLRGVSVFRLERDDRFHSRIEASEAVLEPGRWVLREAAAVAVDRPREPIAELALPTELTLERLEESLAPPDTLSFWALPRFIALLEEAGFSSRKHRLRFQSLLALPLLAGVMVLIAAGFSMRPARRGGVGLAIGAGVGAGVALFVLAKVVGEFGGSGTIPVTLAAWTPAGVGLALAVTMLLHLEDG; encoded by the coding sequence ATGTGGATCACCCCGGTGCTGTCGCTCTATGTCGGGCGGGTCTTCCTCGCGACCGCGCTCGCCGCGCTCTCCGCCCTGCTCGCCGTCGTCGCGCTGTTCGACCTCATCGAGCTCATGCGCCGCGCCTCGGGGCGCGAGGAAGTCGGGTTCGGCGACCTCGCCACCATCACCGCGCTGAAGCTTCCCTTCCTCGCGATCGAGATCCTGCCGTTCGGGATCCTGCTCGGCGGGCTGATCGCCTTCTGGCGGCTGACGCGAAGCTCGGAGCTGATCGTCGCCCGTGCAGCGGGCGTCTCGGCTTGGCAGTTCCTTGCCGTGCCTATGCTTGCGGCGGTGGCGCTCGGCGCGCTGGCGACCGTGGCGCTGAGCCCCGTCTCGGCGATCATGCTTGCCCGGGCCGAGCGGCTCGATCAGGCACTCTTGCGCGGCGGGGCGGGCGCCTTCGGGCTCGCGGGCGGCGGGCTGTGGGTGCGCCAGTCCGACCCCGCGATCCCGGGCGGTTCGGCGATCATCCGCGGCCGGCGCGTCGAACTCGCGGGCGAGTCGCTCCTCCTTCGCGGGGTGAGCGTGTTCCGGCTCGAGCGCGACGACCGGTTCCACAGCCGGATCGAGGCGTCCGAGGCGGTTCTCGAGCCCGGCCGGTGGGTGCTGCGAGAGGCTGCCGCCGTGGCGGTCGACCGCCCGCGCGAGCCGATCGCCGAGCTCGCGCTGCCGACCGAGCTCACGCTCGAGCGGCTCGAGGAGAGCCTCGCTCCGCCCGACACGCTGAGTTTCTGGGCGCTGCCGCGCTTCATCGCCCTGCTCGAGGAGGCGGGGTTCTCCTCGCGCAAGCACAGGCTCCGCTTCCAGTCGCTGCTCGCGCTGCCGCTGCTCGCGGGGGTGATGGTGCTGATCGCGGCGGGCTTCTCCATGCGCCCCGCGCGGCGCGGCGGCGTGGGGCTCGCGATCGGTGCGGGCGTGGGCGCGGGGGTCGCGTTGTTCGTGCTCGCCAAGGTGGTCGGCGAGTTCGGTGGTTCGGGCACCATCCCGGTCACCCTCGCCGCTTGGACGCCGGCGGGCGTCGGCCTTGCGCTTGCGGTGACGATGCTCCTGCACCTGGAGGACGGGTGA